cCCAAAATAACACTTGATATAATATATAGATATCTagagatatatatgtatagatatatatatttatgaactTCTAAAAGCCTTTGAGCATGTTTATTGTGCTATCTGGGTAACTACATATGGACTACAATACCACAATTGTTTTACCTAAGTCAGATTGAACTGGAGGCCATGTTGTGAACAATGACAACATGTGCTGATAAAACCTTGAAAAAATTACATAACTgatcatttttttcaaacatctATGTGAAACAGGGTCAGTGTATTTACTGACCTACATTTTTTAATCTGTtttaatatatcatattttctgACCACATTGTTCATGTATGCTTGTTCCATCTACATCTAGAATGGTGCTGTTGATGCAGTCAATGgggaaatatactgaacagctgaTGGCCAGTGTGAAGACAGGAGGAGACAACTCCTCCACCTCTAGCAGTTCTGTTGGCTTGGTTGTGAAGAAGTATTGGAACAGGCTGATTCAACTTCACACAGTTGTGCAGCAAACACAATCAGAGGTACTTGTTCGAATGTCATTCAGCTGAGAAAGTGATTGcaatggtggtggtgttttcGACCTCGAaattcatatttgtttcaaaacacaACGTATGAAATAGTTTTGTGTCTCAAAGTCATAACTGTCAAAGGCTTCTACCTTTAGATGCAACTTGTTTCCCTCTCTGGATTCTGGCATGGTGAGGTAAAGGACTGTCCATAACCAGGGTATCAGTGTTAAACTCAGAGTGGATTGGTAGAAGATGCCACATGAACACATCTGCATGCACAGCACTAAATAAATGTAGTCATTGTactcatactttagaaattATGTAATTCAAATACTACAGAAGTCAATTTCAGAATGATTGAGGATGACATGTTCTCCCTGTACCAAAAACATTGATCATGTCTTTAAATCATTTTAACTCTCACTTTGCACTCAGATTTGCAGTGTTTAATATTCACGTCTGATCATGTGGCTATGGCAGGAAGATCTCATGTCACTGTCATAGGTTTTTAATTTCCATGGTTCCTTATTGCCTGCAGATGATATGTGTGTTGATTATTTGTTGCATTCAGGATCAATTTGTACATTCAGTCCTGAAGAGTTCAGTCAAGGCCTGCAGTGTTGTAATTTGTAGCATTTCAAATAATGTTGTAATGTGTAATATATCACACACAGATGTTTCTGTTCCAATTTTATATCATCCTCGATATGTCCAGGGTATACTTTCCGATACATCTCctctataccctggatgcatctacggctcggcAAGATGTTTTTATTACCCACCTTGGCtagctttttatccaatcaggtgtctatgctaGGAAGTTGAACATACCAATCACAAGTCACTTTcacttcttaaattatctaaccaatcAAATTTGGCAACACAAATCACAAAGTTAGAAGGAGTTGTGGCACATAGTTTTTGGACCTGTCGTagtgtcaatttgtctgtatgatttccccccaaatctgagttgcACTACGAATAAAAGTTTGCGGATGCAACAGCAGCTGAGCTGAATGGCTACCGTGAGAATGCAGAACCAGCAAAAGGAGGTAATAATATAACGGAGCTGAGTCGTAAATGCATCCATTGTATGGTGAAGACTTATGAGAATgtatgccctggagatatcaaggataattttatacagaAGAACACTGCAACATATTGTGTTATGATATGTGTCCATTTAGTTCATAACTGTTCTATGGTTTTTCAGAATAAATCCAAAAGTCGAAAATTTTCTGATTTGGAGAATACAATCAGTAAACTAACTGATGAGTTAAGTCATGTCCAAAATGGAACATCTTACCAGCGAGGACTGACACCGCCGAAGACACCAGGTTTGAGTGGACTTATCCCTCCAAACAATGCAGATCTTGCTGTTATGAGGGGAGAATCTGTTACTTATATTAACGATGGAGAGATTTCCAAGGATGCTTGTAATAAATCATCACAGACAACTGAGACGGTATTTGTACCTTGTGAATCATGCCATGCAGTTCAGAAGTGTTTCCGAGAAGCTGGCGATGTTATCATCAATACCTGCCAGTCTCAGAACATGCCGTCTTCTTTGAAGAAATTCCGGAGTCAAGTCGTTGATGTTGACTGGTTAAGTTCCAACGATGTGAAGCGATGGACTGTAGAGCAGAACAAAGACATTGCTCGTATAAGTAAACATGTGGAACAGCTTGCTGCAACAATTGGTCCGTTGCAAGAAGATGTTGCAGCATATGTGAAAGAAAagagaaagatgaatgaaaaGGTGGTTAAAGCAGAAAAGGATTTGAAAACGGAGCGAGAGACACAGTCTGCAGTCAGACACCAGTTTGAGGTGAGGGTTAAGGAACTGGAGACGCAGCATGCAGAGATGCTGAGTCATGTGACCCAAGAGAAGGAAGAACTGAAACAGTCTCGGTCAGCCCTGGAGGCGATGTTGGCACGGCTGAAGGAGGACCTACAAGAACAACAAGAGCAGCTACAGCAGTTGGGTGAGGACTGAAACTCTTACTACCTGATAAATATCCTGTTTTGGTGACAACTGATCTCAGGCATTGAAACCcagcagagttgcttcccttggccATAGCAGGATCTGCTGTGGGTTTTAAATCTCTTTCtttacaatgatatgtattcttTGTAAGACCCTCTGTACATCCCTTTGTATCCCCCATAGTTAGTTTTGAAGACTGATTTTATCCCACATGATTTATGTCCAGCTCTCATTCCTGGGAAATTTATCACTACAAAGGGAATGACCAGCTCGGGGATGGTGCTTTAGAACCAGTAATCTTTAAGCTGAGTCACTAGTACTTTGTGGTTCTGAGTGACTGGTAGGCATGCTGAGCAGGTACATGTACTATACCCCATTTTCAGCCATTAGACTACTAGAACTCTCAGTTTCCTTCTactctttaaaggtcacatgcaaccaaaaactcaaacatgattaaaacacatttagcacttattcatgacatataatatacattgctgttttaaaaaaaaacaactaaacaaaaatataagcgtacaatcgcgattcaaaagtgcaatattttgtacttgggcttacttcccaaGAAACGAAGCccttgggagaccgaacccagtcataggggagggctgtgcactcaagtgtaacaacggcttccgattggctgtttcatttactgacatgctgagggttcattgtgtgtacagaaagatgatctgtttgatgggcatttttagaagtatggcgagtcacaagaaagtaagattctttatggataacaacttctttttgtgtacttgatgtgtcatttcagtatggattcatatactgttgtcaaacaaaatcatatacactaaaaaaTCCCAGTatcatgaagaatgtatatagagatgttaggttttgaaaatacatgttctctgaatttgcgctcgatccaatcaaaactcatctcagtagagatggtaaactactgcatttctggaatctgtcattcgtccaagtacaaagcaggacttgaaactgacaagagtttgcaccagtttccgtcagatccaatcatccgaaaaaaatgaatgtagtttgtttgcaacccacagacataaaaacatgtcatgtgcatcacacctgcctaattacataatgtggcagagacaagactcgggtgcacgagtcataaatcaatctATTTTCTtaatgtcgtatagtctgataggtgttaagttcaaattgcacgtggtcaatgattgaatctgtgtattgcatgttgtctttagcagacagacaggcagacatataggtgtcaataaaccagacactgagctttctctgtgacagagactgcttaccacaatcaacaagtttttttacataacgagtagattatttacttgtttgtgtacacaaccaagattagactattgctcacgttctgggcatgcatactgtttcaagctccgcgaacctattcactgcgcatgcgttatggacgcagcgcagcacagctgttgaaaccagttttccccccagcgcttgaataaatttagtgaaacgtttgaactcccatgtcgcaggcttttttttcatctttttttttcaactttatagattgaaattggcatttttgatgatttgtttcggtaagtgcatactaaaaggtaccagaatctgcaaagttttacgttgtatgtgacctttaagatttTGTTTGATTTATATATTGTTCTTTTTTAGAAAATACTAAGCAAAACCTTCAAAATGAGGTTGATAGAAACAAGGCGACATCAAGTGCAGTTCACTCGCTTGAGTCGGAGGTTCGGACCTTGAAGACTCAGCTGTCAGGTGTCAGTGAGAAGCTGGAGAAGACCAACCAGGACCTCTGTAAGGAGCAAGCAAAGAACAGGAGTGTGGCTAAACATGGCCTGGTAAGGGGAGCTGTCTGATGACAGGCTTTTTACATAGTTGTCTGTAACCCCTTATAACTGTAATTGTACCATGTTAGATCTCTCTACAAGTTCAAAACCAGCTTTGTAAACAAATCTTTTGTGTCAGTCCCTCCAGGGCAAGCAGGATGCCCTGCTGCAGAGAGTCGGGGATCTGGACCAGGAGAATGAGGACCTGAGGGAACAGGTGTCACTCctggaggaggagaaggaggcCATTGAGGAGTCACTCACAGCTGCCAAGACAGAAGCTCAACAACTGGAACACAAGATCAAGGAGAAAGAGGTGGATCTCATTACTGGCAGTGACTGCTGATAATATCAGCcatgttacaggttgtgaaTGTTGGGATGGAAACCTGGATCTGAATTCTTAGATTTTTACTAAGTTGCACATACACCATGTCAATTAACTCATGATAGGCTCTAGAATCACCACTAGACACGTTCAGCTTCTAGGGACTTTGGAGCAGTCAGAGGTTTGTCACACTTTGTTTCTGGTCTAATAGTGTTGTGTTTTGGAGATGTGAAGAGGCCCATGCATAATGTAATTGTAATGCTTGTGTGACTAGACACAAGTCATCATCACCCCTCTCACAAACATGGGTGGGTGAAGACACAGCAAGTTGAAATACGACATTTGAGTATGTAGAAGATGGTGTCATAATAAGGATAATGTCCAATGATGTGTATCACCAATGTCACTGACACCAGGGGGTGATAGAGTATTGATTATGACACTGACACCAGGGTGTGATAGAGTATTGATAATGTCACTGACACCAGGGAGTGATAGAGTATTGATAATGACACTGACACCAGGGAGTGATAGAGTATTGATAATGTCACTGACACCAGGGAGTGATAGAGTATTGATAATGACACTGACACCAGGGTGTGATAGAGTATTGATAATGACACTGACACCAGGGAGTGATAGAGTATTGATAATGACACTGACACCAGGGTGTGATAGAGTATTGATAATGACACTGACACCAGGGTGTGATAGAGTATTGATAATGACACTGACACAAGGGGGTGATAGAGTATTGCCAGTGACACTGAACATATAATGTATGTTTCCAGGAGGCGATAGAGAGCCTGAACTCAGAGAAGACAAGTCTGAAGAAGAGCATTGCTGATACACAGGGCATGATAGACAGACTGGAAAAGTCTCTTGAAGAGGCaaaggagagagagaggatgATTATAGAGTATCCTGACCTTAATGGGCCTGTCAACCCAGACTATCAAGGTAGGTTTTCTTGGTCACATAGACGCAGTTGTCTGTTGATTGTCAACTTGAGCCTGAGGTAGAAAATGTCTGCTTGTTGTGATGGAAACAGTATTGTTTGTTGTGGAAATGCTAAGTGTTATTCTATGTACCGGTAGGTATTCCACTATATTAGTGGGTGGATACTAATAGccattattattatgattaatATCAGTGGTGTACTGTAAGTACTGTACAGTTGTGCCATTAATATCATGATTgtcatgaagtgttgttataaATAAGGCATGTCGTAGGTGGTGATATCGTGATGTAAGGCATGTTGTAGGTGGTGACATAGTGATATCATCAATGATTGTTTTAAGGTGCAGCAAATGCAAAATCAGGTGATATCATGATAGACATTTAGGTACAAGTGATATCATGGACAACCTGCGGGTAGTCTGACAAACATGTAGGCATAGCTGATATTGTTTGGAACATGTTGCAGGTACTAGTGATGTCATTAGGGACATGTTGCAGGTACAAGTGATATCATGAGGGACAAGTGGCAAATCTGTGTGATATCATTAGGGACATACTGCAGGTACAGATGATATCATGGGGGAGGGGTGCATATTGCAGGTCACGTCATGTGGGCATATTGCAGGTCCAGGAGAAATCATGTGGGCATATTGCAGATACAGGTGATATCATGTATGAGATATTGCAAGTACAGATGATATCATTTGATGAGACATATTCCAAGTACAGGTGATATCATGGGGGCATATTGCAGGTGCTGGTGATTTGGGGACATATTGCAGGTACAGGTGATATCATGACAGATGTGGTGCAGATACAAGTGATATCATTAGGCACATGTTGCATGTACCGGTCATATTATTAGCTGCATATTGCAGGTACTGGTGATATCGTGACTGACATGCAGAACCAGGTGAAAGCCAACTCCATGAGGATACAGGTGTTGGAGGACCAGAATGAGGGACTAAGGAACTCCATCACCAAAGTTCTCGCCATGACACAGGGCCGGGAGCCATCAGCCAAACACCATCAGGTAGGACAGACTGGAGTATGATCATACAAGTGATACAAGTGGGTACAAGACCAGGGGCGATGGATGTCTCTTTCATCATTGTGCCACAGCTATACAGGGGATCTGTTTTGTAGTCATAAACTTGCATTTATCTGTGTATTTCTACGATGATATATTATTAGTATGTGATGATGCTGGGAAGTACCTGTCAGCTGAACTGCAGTGGAAAATGCCAGCAATTAACTCTCAAAGTCAATATGTAAAGGAGAAAACAcacctccgaggttttggtagacaatgtgaaACCAGAGGGTGAGGGAAGTCCCGAGGGGCGGAGCCACaagggatttcccgaccccgatggttttacattgtctaccaaaaccaagGAGAAGTGTTTCTCTATCACATATAccatcaatgatgggtaattacaaggTAGATGATCATTTGTACATGATCCAGTGCCACTTCGGAAAACCTATGTATTGTGACTTCaatcttgaacaatatttttcagttgatttcaaacactcatgtatcatttgaatgttgatgttcgtATAatgttaggaaaagtaaaccctgggaagaagtcttactaacgaaaagtaaaacctgtgcctccaaaaccaaaacctcaagtgcggttattctgggaaaacaagagatgacctaatatatagtgagaaacACACAATATCATTTTGCCATGATGAcgtgatgtcatgaacaatacTATGACATCACATTCCTTCGGTCATATTGCATTCTACCTGTGATGCACAACGGCAGAAAACCAGCGTGTCTTTGAAggtagatttgggtttattttcctcaatttgacaacTTCGGCAATAAACAGAGTATCGTGTCCGTGTCTATATCGTACTACATTTAGGACACTCTTGCTTAAAGGTCAGTATGTTCTTTGTTCTTGCTCGGGAGTAGGGGCATAGTATGACATTGGAACTCATAAAAATCCTCTATGAGTCTCAAGATGAAAGAC
The window above is part of the Haliotis asinina isolate JCU_RB_2024 chromosome 1, JCU_Hal_asi_v2, whole genome shotgun sequence genome. Proteins encoded here:
- the LOC137256207 gene encoding coiled-coil domain-containing protein 157-like, which gives rise to MAYLLGSKACMESLRNDVQDLQWAINDVFSRTGPVSFPSWKFPDKKSWDLDIDELLELYDYSEDEEERQVAHIALYELVIDRMVLLMQSMGKYTEQLMASVKTGGDNSSTSSSSVGLVVKKYWNRLIQLHTVVQQTQSENKSKSRKFSDLENTISKLTDELSHVQNGTSYQRGLTPPKTPGLSGLIPPNNADLAVMRGESVTYINDGEISKDACNKSSQTTETVFVPCESCHAVQKCFREAGDVIINTCQSQNMPSSLKKFRSQVVDVDWLSSNDVKRWTVEQNKDIARISKHVEQLAATIGPLQEDVAAYVKEKRKMNEKVVKAEKDLKTERETQSAVRHQFEVRVKELETQHAEMLSHVTQEKEELKQSRSALEAMLARLKEDLQEQQEQLQQLENTKQNLQNEVDRNKATSSAVHSLESEVRTLKTQLSGVSEKLEKTNQDLCKEQAKNRSVAKHGLSLQGKQDALLQRVGDLDQENEDLREQVSLLEEEKEAIEESLTAAKTEAQQLEHKIKEKEEAIESLNSEKTSLKKSIADTQGMIDRLEKSLEEAKERERMIIEYPDLNGPVNPDYQGTGDIVTDMQNQVKANSMRIQVLEDQNEGLRNSITKVLAMTQGREPSAKHHQVTGPAPLWKTETLSQYREDVSQASSARYYQGNQNNNSSTKSVTPEKSPPKTAIIPKEQTFVFDHNKTKTDGEFLVTKSSRPNSAIRQKDGTKQGRPPCGKGNPGRVMAPANATSISAYIQMKKSGYHSNQDNRAAARPPPSGKARSQSGADNSGYSPPDMFVCAECDKMYSKQRDLEIHKSYCTGGH